The DNA region ACCTTGCCCCGCCCCACTTACATTCATATCTTTGCTTGTGAATGGTTGGTGGTTCGGTTTCCATCGCTTGTGGATCCTTCGTTGCACTCAGGATGACAGGGTTATTGTTATTCGCTGAGGATTTCATCATTCATAAACTTCCAGTCTGGATTTTCAGTTTCAATTAAGGCGTTTTTCCTAGCTCTCGTCCAGCCCTTAATTTCCTTTTCCCGGTCGATAGCATGTTCGATGTATTGATACCTTTCAAAGAAAATCAGGTAATAACAATTGTACTTTGTTGTGAAGGCAAATTTATTGCTCCCTTCAACATGCTGTTTTAATCTTGTCTGCAAATCGTTGGTTACACCGGTGTAAATCACAGTTCGGTTTTTGTTGGTTAAGATGTAGACAAAATAATTATGGTTCATGGTTTAAAATTTAGTGTCATCCTGAGAGAAACGAAGGATCTCTAGCCTATTGGCACAGAACCTTGCTTTGCCAACCCATGTTCCTATTTTGGCTTGTGCCTGGTTTGCGGTTCGGTTTCCATCGCCTGCAGATCCTTCGCCATGCTCAGGATGACAGGGTTATTAGGCAATTTGTCATTCTGAACGTAGTGAAGAATCTCTTGCCTATTATCGCAGAACCTTGCCCGCCCCACTTACATTCATTTTTTTGGCTTGTGCATGGTTTGCGGTTCGGTTTCCATCGCCTGCGGATCCTTCGTTACACTCAGGATGACAGGGTTATTAGGCAATTTGTCATTCTGAACGTAGTGAAGAATCTCTTACCTATTGGGACAGAACCTTGCTTTGCCAACCCATGTTCCTATTTTGGCTTGTGCATGGTTTGCGGTTCGGTTTCCATCGCCTGCAGATCCTTCGTTACACTCAGGATGACAGGGTTGTTAGGCAATTTGTCATTCTGAACCTAGTGAAGAATCTCTTACCTATTTGCACAGAACCTAACCACCCCACAAGCGGTCATTTTGTTAGGCTTGTGCCTCGTTGGCGCTTCGACTTTCATCGCTTGGGGATCCATCGCTGTGCTCAGGATGACAGATAAGCGAGACCTACTCACCATCCAAATACTTTGCATCAATCTGTTTGGTGGCTTTGGCGCCTAGCTTTTTAATCTTTTCCGAGGTATTGGTTAAATTTCCTGATCCGACGGAGAGTTTATTAAGTGCTCTATCGTAAGCATCCTGTCCGTTTTTGATGTGTTTTCCGATATTTTCCATGTCGGCAACAAAGCCAACAAACTTATCGTACATGGCGCCACTTAAACGGGCAATTTCCATTACATTTCGGTTTTGCCTTTCCTGTTTCCACATGCTGGCGATGGTACGCAAAGTAGCCAGTAAAGTAGATGGGCTTACAATAACCACTCGCCTATCCCACGCGAAATTGAACAACTCGGCATCCTTTTGCACGGCAACGCTAAAAGACGATTCTATCGGAACAAATAGCAAAACAAAGTCGGGAGAATTGATTTTGTATAAATCGTGATAGTTTTTTGATGATAATTCTTGAATATGATTCTTAATCGAAGCTAAATGGGCCTTTATAAAGCCTTCACGCTCTTCATCGGTTTCGCACGACACAGAACGTTCGTAAGCCACCAAGCTCACCTTAGCGTCGACTACAAGATGTTTATCATCCGGCAGATCAATAACTACATCGGGCTGGTAGCGACCGCCTTCGGCGGATACCAACGAGGCTTGAATGCGATATTCCTGATCGCGAACCAAACCCGAACGCTCCAAAACCTTTTCTAAAATCACTTCACCCCAGTTTCCTTGTTTTTTGCTATCGCCTTTAAGCGCTTTCGTCAGGTTATTAGCATCTTCCTGGATGAGTTTGCTTTGAATCTGCAGTTCAGAAATTACCCCTTTCAAAATATTGCGTTCATCCGATTCAGCTTTGTAAACCTTTTCAACTTTCTCTTCAAAAGCCTTGATATTTTCTTTCAATGGGGTTAAAATAATATCCAGATTGGTTCTGTTCTGTTCAACAAACTTCGTCGATTTTTCATCTAAAATCTTATTTGCAATAAGCTCAAAATCTTTGCTTAATTTTTCTTGCGATTGCTCGAAACTCAACTTCTGTTCGGCTAACTTCTCCTTTTCGGCAATATAAAACGAACGTGTGCTTTCCAGTTCGCGATTGGCGTCAGCAAGCCGATCTCGTTCGGCTTGTAACTCATCAATTAAGCGTTGCTGTTCCTGTTTCAGTAAAGTGGTAATGTGCTCTTTTTCGGTGATAAGCCCGGCCACCCTTTCGTCGCTTTTAGCCAGGTTGATCTTAAGCTGCTCATTTTCGAACTTTATTTTTTCAAAATCTTCCAGCGAGATCAAAGTAACAGCAGATTGCGGCTTTTTAAAAAAAAGTAACACCAAAACCAGTAAAATAATAACAAGAAGCCCTACCGCTGCAATTTCCATAATGATAATAATTTTAGTAAAAATGTAAATATAAAATAAATTTGCCAAAATAATTTGCTACGAACGTTTGGTTGATTGGATTTTGCTATTGCTGAATTATTGAATAGCAAGAACCAAATTTAGGCCCATTTTATCACGCCATGGCATCTTACTTTCGAACCTCGGACTTTCATAAAGTTTGGTTTTGCTTGTAGTTTTAAGGCGTTATATCTTCCGACTTTCGGACTCCCGACTTTCAGTCTTATATTTAAATTTCTTATCATTGGCTTCTAAATAATTTCAATGAACGAATTAACTATTCTCATTTCTTGCCCTGATCAGGTCGGTTTGGTTACCAATATTACGCGTGTTTTAGCCACACATCAGCTCAATATTATTGCGATGCGTGAGTTTGTTGATGAAGCAAACAAAGCTTTTTTTACGAGAATTGCATGCACAGGTGATTTTAACGAAACAGCAAAACTGAAAGAAAAACTGCTTGAAAACTTGCCTAATGGTGCTGAGGTAAATTTAATTGCGCAAAAAGAAAAGCAAATTGCTGTTTTGGTAACCAAAGAATATCATTGTTTGGCCGAAATATTAATAAAAAATCACTTTAAAACGCTTGGTGCCAGTGTACAGTGTGTAATTGGTAATTACGAGGTGTTAAGAGATTTTACCGAGAAGTTAGGTGTTCCTTATTTTTATGTAGATCATAACGGAAGAGATAAGGCCGAGTTTGAGCAAGAATTAAAGGCAATCATAACTAATTTTGATGTCGATTACCTGGTACTGGCTAAATTTATGCGAATTCTTTCGGCGGATTTTGTACAGGATTATGCCGGAAAAATCATCAATATTCATCACTCCTTTCTGCCTGCATTTATTGGGGCCAACCCCTATCGCCAGGCATTTGAGCGAGGGGTTAAAATTATCGGCGCAACGGCCCATTTCGTAACTGATAATTTGGATGAAGGTCCGATTATTACTCAACATACTTCGCATGTTGACCATAATTTCGGCGTAAAAGAAATGGTTCGTTCCGGCAAAGAAGTAGAAAAAAAGGTATTGCTCGAGGCACTTGAACTGGTTTTTGAAGATCGTGTTTTTGTAAGTGGAAATAAAACGGTTGTTTTTAAGTAGGGAATCTTCACTGCGATCCAATGAGGCAAATGATTTCGAAAGCGATATCTTCCGTGATGGCGCTATAATGTTCAATTTTGGCTACACCGTTTTGGGACAGCGCCTAGGCGCTGTTTACAAAAAACTCGAAACCATACATAACTAATAATCTACCTTTTATGTACTGGATTCTAGCGCTGGAAACCGGATGCTGCATGATGTTTTCTCGCCAAAGCGAATAGCACAGCTGTACCCGTTAGTATCTTCTAATAAATATGTTCAGAAATGCGCTCAAAGCATCCAAATGAGCATTTTCATTATTGCACCGCTTTTCGGAAGTCCTTTTCTGTACGCGTCAGCATTACACAATTTCCACACTTCCTCCGGCAATTCGTAGCATTTGAAATCTACAATTACTCAGCCCATTACAGCTACAGCGTAACTCGAAAACGATCTAATTTTCAAATATGAAAACTGACTTTGCACAGCAGAAATGTAAAAATTTTAACAAAGAAATATATAGGAACGCTTTTTGCATATCTGTAAATGAAAAACATACATAAGAGAAATGGGAGTTTATTTAATATTAATCATCCCGGTATTATTGTTGAGCATGTTTGTACAATGGCGCTTTAGAAATAAGTTTTCTAAATATGCCGAAATGCAACTGAGCTCTGGTTTATCGGGCAAGGAGGTGGCAGAAAGAATGCTACGTGATAATGGAATTTACGATGTGAAAGTGATGAGTACCGAAGGGCAATTAACAGATCATTACAATCCGACAGATAAAACAGTTAATTTAAGTACCGATGTGTATTACAGCCGAAGTGTGGCTGCTGCTGCGGTTGCCGCCCACGAGTGTGGCCACGCCGTACAACATGCAAAATCGTACTCGTGGCTTAACTTAAGGAGCACGATGGTTCCGGTGGTGAGTATTTCATCAAACTTATTGCAATGGGTTTTATTAATTGGCATTTTGTTAATCGGGTTTACAGGCAACCCAATTGTATTGGCAATTGGCGTGGTTGGTTTGGCTTTGGTAACCGTTTTTAGCATCATTACCTTACCGGTTGAATTTGATGCGAGTAACAGGGCACTGGTTTGGTTAAAGAACAACCAGGGTGTTATGCAAACGCAGGAAGAAAACAGCCAGGCTAAAGATGCACTTTGGTGGGCAGCAATGACTTATGTAGTTGCAGCCGTTGGTGCCATTGCGAACTTACTTTACTATGCATCGATGCTTTTTGGAAGAGGAAGAGATTAGAAGAATTTACCTATGAAAAACAAAGGCGGCAAAGATTTTTCTTTCCGCCTTTTGTTTTTTAACAATAATTAAATCAAATTTCGCAACCATTTTCATCGCATACGGCATCACCGTTCTCGTTCAACGATTTAAGCTGAGTTTTGGGCTGCGTACTTTTCCATTCGTTAAAACTTTGTGTTAGTGCATCTTTAAAGGCCTGCACAGGCTGGGCGCCCGATACACCATATTTTCTGTCCATTACAAAATACGGAACACCGCGAATACCCAGGTTCTGGCTTTCGTAAATGTCGTACCGTACCGCTTCGGCAAATTGATCGCTATTTAAAGTTTCTTCCGCTTCGGTTTTATCAATGCCTATTTCTTCGGCCAACTCCACAAGAACCGAATGTTCGCCAATGTTTTTACTTTTAACAAAATGCGCTTCAAAGAGTTTCTCTTCTGCCAAATCTTGCAAATTGTGCTTAGCCGCCAGATGAATTAACCGGTGAGCATTAAAGGTGTTTGCGGGAATGTTGGTGTCGAAATCTATTTTTAAACCCGCCGTGGCAGCCATATCTACAACCTGCTTTGTCATTTGTTTCGCTTGCTTAATGGGCATTCCCTTGCTTCTCGAAAGGTAATCGTAAACCGTTTCGTTATTCGTGTTATGGTAGTCGGGGTTAAGCTGGTAACTTTTCCAATTCACCTCAACTTCATCCTTAAATGGTAGCGTAGCAATTGCCTCTTCAAAATGGCGTTTGCCGATATAACAAAACGGACACATCACGTCCGACCAGATTTCTACTTTCATTTTATAAAGTTAAGCGGTTGCGTTTTTACGATGGTAAGTGGAAAGTAAATATTCCCAGAACGGGTAATTAATTACTCAAATAGGGGAAATATTTTTGGGATCAGCTGCGGATCAAAACCGTAAATAACTGTTGATTAGCTTATTGTGTTTGTGGCATGATTTTTTAAACTGTTAGCTAACTAAAACATTTCGGTATAACAAATGAAGAAACTATTTTTAATGCTCGTTGTCACTGCTTTAGCAATTCACGTTAAAGGACAAAAACAAATCTTTGAGGGTCCATCACTAAAGAATGAGATTCCAAAACACAAAATTGTGGCCATATTGCCGTTCTCTGCAAAAATCACTTATAAGAAGCTTCCAAAAGGCTACGATGCCGCTGCAAACAAGGAGCAGGAAGACGCCATGTCCAAATCAATTCAGTCGAGTATGTACACTTATCTTTTGAGAAAATCTGACAACTATTCTGTTAAGCTTCAAGATATAGACAAAACGAACATCTTGTTAAAGAAAGCTGGGATTGATGGCAAGTTGGATGAAACAACTAAGGATGAAATTGCAAAAATACTGGGAGTTGATGCCCTGATCAGCGGCACATATAATACTGAATCAACAAAATCAGAAGCTGGTGCGATTGCAACGTCGATTATTGGCCTGGGCGGGAAAACAGGCACTGGAAAGTTGACTATGCTAATTAACAACGGATCGGATGGTGAAATGCTGTGGAGATTTACAAAAACGATGGACGACGGCATCAGCACATCAACTGACGAACTAGTTGAGCAGATGATGAGGAAAGTTTCACGTAATTTTCCTTATTCGAAATAATAGAACAAACAATTTAAAGTGCCTCCATGATATGTCAATATCATGGAGGCATTTTTTGCTTAACAATTTATTTATACAACTGATTAAATATCAATTTAAAAGTGCCATGAGTTTGTGCCCGAAAGGCAATTTCGGGACCAAAGGCGAGTAATTTGCCTTTACCAACATTGGCTTCAAATGCCGTTACTCCATCTTGTAAGTAAGCTTGCCCCCATGCCCAGCCACTTCTTAACGGCGTTGCCGATTCGAACCACATTAAAGGTTTAATCTTTCCCGAGGCAATAGCGTCGCCAGTAAGCTTAAACACCGGGCTATTGTCGAAATAAATATCGGCTTGTTTCTCCATTCCCCAGGCAGCAGGTAATTTGGTATCTACAGCAACATTTAAAACACTGCCTGGCACATAATATTTTTCGGCAGGCAAACGCTTTTCTTCACCATTGATGATTTCAACCATCGCATTGCGTACCGGAAGATTTAAGTGATAAGCTAAATTTGTGCTGCTGCCAATGGTTACCACCTTGCCACCTTCCTGCAAAAACTTATTGAGCTGCGGAACAGATTTGTCGATACTAATTCTGCCCAAACGATTTCTGTATTCCGCCGGAATGTCGTCTGCTTTTGGACCAAACGATCGGCCGCTCGACGTGCCTTGAGCCGACGGAACTGCTCCGCCAACCAAAATAATCACATCGTATTTCGACTTCAGGTTGCCGGCATCAATATCTTGTGGGTAAATTACCGTAGCATTGTAGTGGTACTGCTCCATAATCCAGCGTACCCAGCCAGAAGCCATCGAGCCGCCATAAGTATCCCAAAGGGCAATTTTGCCAGCGGCAACTTTTACCTTATTGGCTGGCAGTGTTGCTTGCTTTAACGCAATATTGGCTTTCTGCAACACTGATTTTGCAGCAGATGTTACATAGAAATCGCCATTTTCGGGAGCACGGTAAACCACTATTTTGTTCTTAAGCAAATCATTTACCGCCGTGTACGAATCGTTTTGGGCTGCACTTAAAACGTAAGCTGAGCCAGAAACCATTTTATTGTCTGCTACCAACACCTTCCCATAGGGGTTTTTCTCAAACGGGCCCGAAAAATCGTTAAGAACCCGATCGAACTTTACATCCATTAAATACGCTAATGTCCAACCTGCGGCATCGTAAGGCGGAATAGGTGCGCCACCCTCATATTTAAAATCGTTGGGATGGTCTTGCGGCTCAAACATATCGAGTACATGCGGACGAAATGCCTGATCGGTTTTAACAACATAACTCCCCGCAGGGTAACTTTTGCCCGCAATAGAAAATGGAGCCGTAGCTTTTTGAACAAGAACGCCCGTTCTAATCAAGGCATTTAAAAACTTAATGGCCGTATTAAAATCGGGTTGATTAGCGGATAAAATGTACCCTCTCGCATCTCGGTTTGAAGGCGCTTTCATCACGGTATCAAAAGCTTGTTTCGATAAATTCGACGACACTTTGTTGCTTTCTCCTTTTTCGCTTTTGAGGACATTGCTTATCGCTTCGATCTTTTTTGGCGAAAATGACCAGGTGTCTTTGCTGCCCCTTTCGATGGAGTTTTTGCCCATTTGATAGATGTTAAACAGCAGTTCATCACGATGGCGTTGGGCATAATTGAGCACGGCATAATTTAACGAAACGGAGTAATCTATCGAATTTTTGAAATACCATTTTCGTGGCGTTACCGGGTTTGGCGAATCGCTGTTGGGTAGTAAACGTGAGGGCACCAAGGGCACTTCCGATGGCGTAGGGTTACCAATTATCTCGGTTAAAAGGCCGATCATGTTATGAAAATAGGTTGTCGTTCGCAATCCGCCATTGTACCACGTAGAAAATACTGAACCTCCACGCTGGGTGTAACCCGGTTTACCTTCAACATTCATTCTCGTATGCATCGCTGCTCCTACCGCGTCTAAACTCGTTAGCAGCGTAGGGTCGAACACATAATTGAACGGATCGCGGTAAGGCGGACCGGCAACCACCGTACCCGCCGGGCCCGATTGATGGTGGTTGTACATAATTTGCGGCAGCCACTCTACAAACAACTGGCGGCCAATGTTCTGCGTTTCTTTAAGGTTTAGCATAAAAAAGTCGCGGTTGTTATCATGGCCCGCGTACTTTTCGTATAAAACAGGGAGGCCCGATGTTGTTCGTTTCTTTTCATCCTTTTCACGCATATACCAGTTGCTCACCAGTTCCTGTCCGTCGGGGTTGGCATGCGTAAAAAGGATAATCACGTTATCTAAGATCTTTAATGTCTCCGGATCAGTTTTAGAGGCGAACTCGTAAGCAGTTTGAATGAGCTGATGTGCACCTACAACCTCTGTAGCGTGTAAGCCCCCATCAATCCAAACTACAGCTTTGCCCTCTTGCGCCAAAGCCTTAGCTTGTACCGGCGTAATCTCTGCGTGCGCCAGCTGTTGCGAAATTTCCTTGTAGCGATCTAGTTTTTGAAGGTTGGCAGGAGAAGATACAACCAGCATGTACTGGCTTTTCCCGAATTCAGTTTTGCCAATGTCAACCAGCTTAACCCGATCAGAAGTTTCGGCCAGTTTTTTAAAGTAAGCTTCGGTTTGCGTATAATTCGCCAGCTGATAGTTATCGCCAATATCGAAGCCAAAATTCGACTTCGGTGAGGGTACATTTTGGGCGAAAACGACACTATGCCCGGCCAAAAGCAAAATAAAGCAAAGTTTTTTACAGTAATTTTTAATCATAAAAGAAAGTTTGTTGGAATAACCAAATATAACATACAATACTTTCGAAAAAAGGCATGCTGTTAATTTGTTACAACCTTAAAAATCAAAATATTGTTGCGTTTTGCTGCATCTGGTTTAAAATATCCAACATTTTAAAAGGTATTGCATACATTTGCTTCGATGTAAGTTCTTAACTTTATTTTTCATCAACCGATATCGGTTTTTGGTGTAGTGCCAAAATTAAAAGGGAATCGTGTGCAAATCACGAGCTGTCGCGCAACTGTAAACGCTGTTCTTTCGAACAACTGTTTTATCAATGGGCCACTGTACATAAGTATGGGAAGGCGATAAAACGGGGCGTAAGTCAGGAGACCTGCCACATATCGAATTGACGGTGCTTTTCGCGTAAAGAAGTAATTGGTCAGGTCTGATAGGTACAATAGAATTAAACATTTTATTAAATTTTGCTTAAAGCTTTTGCTTTGGGCAGAGCGATTTTGTGCCTTTACCTACCCTTTAATTTTTTATTCAGAAAATCATGTAAATATTGCTGAGGGCTTTTAAACGATTTATTTATTTAATCTTTAAAAGAGATGAAAACGCAAAATTTGGGCTATCCGCGAATAGGTAGCCAACGCGAATTGAAAAAAATCTGCGAAACCTATTGGGCAGAAAAAACGGGGTACCGAAATGTACTTCAGGTTGGAAAAAACATCCGCCAGGAGAATTGGAAAACGCAAAAAGAGGCGGGTATTGACCTGATTCCCTCAAATGACTTCTCATTTTACGATCATGTTTTAGATCATTCACTGGCATTTGGTGCTATCCCAAAACGCTACAATGAAGTGATGCTGAAAAAGGGAAATTCGGAGCTCGATCTGTACTTCGCTATGGCAAGAGGCTACCAAAAAGACGGCCTGGATGTTGTTGCAATGGAAATGACAAAGTGGTTTGATACCAACTACCATTACATTGTGCCCGAGTTTTATAAAGACCAAACGTTTAAACTGTTCTCAACGAAAATTATCGACGAATTTTACGAAGCCAGGGAGCAGGGCATTTTAACCAAACCGGTAATAATTGGCCCGGTGAGCTATTTGCTTTTGGGTAAGGAGAAAGAAAGCGGGTTCGATAGAATTGATTTGATTAAAGAATTGCTCCCGGTTTATACTGATATTTTAAGCAGACTGGTGGCGCTGGATGTTGAATATGTTCAGTTCGATGAGCCATTTTTGACGCTCGATTTAAACCCAAAAGAAAAAGCGGCCTACGAATACGCCTACCGCGAGATCAGAAAAACATTTCCTCATTTGAAGATCATGATGGCCACTTATTTTGAGGGCGTTACCCAAAATTTAAGTCTCGTAAACTCACTTCCGGTAAACGTGCTCCATGTTGATTTGGTTCGGGATGAGAAGCAGTTAGATGCGCTTTTGTCGGGTATTGATGACAAGACGATTTTATCGTTGGGCCTGGTTGACGGAAGGAACATCTGGAAAAATGATTTTGAGAAATCTTTAGAAAAAATTGTCCTTGCAGTAAATAAAATTGGTTCCGACCGCGTTTGGATTGCACCTTCTTGTTCGCTGATCCATTGCCCTGTTGATTTGGATAATGAAACTGATGAGGAGCATTTAACTACAGCGGTTAAACAATGGATGGCTTACGCGAAGCAAAAAATTGGTGAAGTTGCCACACTAAAAAAATTGATTACAAAAGAAGACCCTACATCTACCCAGAAAAGGCTTACGGAAAACAAAATTTCAATTAACGAGCGGCATACATCAACATTGATTCATAATCCTGAAGTGAAGAACCGGGTGAGGAATTTAAGCGCTAACGATGCACAGCGATTGAACCCTTTTCCGTCGCGAAAGGTGGCACAAGAAGCGTTAAAACTCCCAAGGTTCCCGACAACTACCATTGGCTCGTTTCCACAAACTCCAGAAGTAAGAAGCTGGAGGGCCAGGTATAAGAAAGGTAGCATTAACGGAAACGAATACACCAGGCTTATTGCTGATGAAACGGCCAAAGCGGTGAAATGGCAGGAAGAAATCGGGCTCGACGTGTTGGTTCATGGCGAATTTGAACGTAACGACATGGTAGAGTACTTTGGCGAACAGCTGGATGGTTTTGCGTTTTCTAAAAACGGGTGGGTGCAGAGTTACGGCTCCCGCTGCGTAAAGCCGCCGATTATTTATGGCGATGTTTCCCGTCAGAAGCCAATGACCGTTAAATGGACGAGTTACGCACAGTCGCTCACCAACAAACACATGAAAGGGATGCTTACGGGCCCGGTGACCATTTTGCAGTGGTCTTTTGTACGGAATGATCAGCCCCGATCTGAAACCTGTACCCAAATTGCTCTGGCCATTCGCGATGAGGTTTGCGATTTGGAAAATGCCGGAATTAAGATTATTCAGATTGATGAACCTGCCATACGGGAGGGTCTGCCGCTGCGGAAAGCGGAATGGCAAACCTACCTGTACTGGGCGGTTGAGGCCTTTCGCATTTCGGCCAGCGGCGTTAAAGACGAAACGCAGATACACACGCACATGTGCTATTCGGAATTTAACGACATTATTGAAAATATTGCCGATATGGACGCCGATGTAATTACGATAGAAACATCGCGATCGCAAATGGAATTGCTCGATGCCTTCGCCGATTTTAAATATCCGAACGAGATTGGGCCAGGCGTTTACGATATTCATTCGCCGCGGGTGCCAAAACGCGAGGAAATGGTTTCGCTGCTCAATAAGGCCAAAGCCGTGGTTCCGTCAGAACAATTATGGGTTAATCCTGATTGCGGGTTGAAAACGAGGGGTTGGGATGAAACTAAAAAAGCATTAATTGAAATGGTAGAGGCCGCCAAAGAGATGCGCAAAAGCGATGAAGTATTGATGACTGAATCCCAGATTGGGTAATATCGACCCGCCACGGAGACACAGGCAACGGAATTTGCTTTGGAATTGAAGAAATCCGAAGGTTTCTGTTAAATCTGTGTTTCCG from Pedobacter endophyticus includes:
- a CDS encoding GIY-YIG nuclease family protein, whose protein sequence is MNHNYFVYILTNKNRTVIYTGVTNDLQTRLKQHVEGSNKFAFTTKYNCYYLIFFERYQYIEHAIDREKEIKGWTRARKNALIETENPDWKFMNDEILSE
- a CDS encoding DNA recombination protein RmuC translates to MEIAAVGLLVIILLVLVLLFFKKPQSAVTLISLEDFEKIKFENEQLKINLAKSDERVAGLITEKEHITTLLKQEQQRLIDELQAERDRLADANRELESTRSFYIAEKEKLAEQKLSFEQSQEKLSKDFELIANKILDEKSTKFVEQNRTNLDIILTPLKENIKAFEEKVEKVYKAESDERNILKGVISELQIQSKLIQEDANNLTKALKGDSKKQGNWGEVILEKVLERSGLVRDQEYRIQASLVSAEGGRYQPDVVIDLPDDKHLVVDAKVSLVAYERSVSCETDEEREGFIKAHLASIKNHIQELSSKNYHDLYKINSPDFVLLFVPIESSFSVAVQKDAELFNFAWDRRVVIVSPSTLLATLRTIASMWKQERQNRNVMEIARLSGAMYDKFVGFVADMENIGKHIKNGQDAYDRALNKLSVGSGNLTNTSEKIKKLGAKATKQIDAKYLDGE
- the purU gene encoding formyltetrahydrofolate deformylase, producing the protein MNELTILISCPDQVGLVTNITRVLATHQLNIIAMREFVDEANKAFFTRIACTGDFNETAKLKEKLLENLPNGAEVNLIAQKEKQIAVLVTKEYHCLAEILIKNHFKTLGASVQCVIGNYEVLRDFTEKLGVPYFYVDHNGRDKAEFEQELKAIITNFDVDYLVLAKFMRILSADFVQDYAGKIINIHHSFLPAFIGANPYRQAFERGVKIIGATAHFVTDNLDEGPIITQHTSHVDHNFGVKEMVRSGKEVEKKVLLEALELVFEDRVFVSGNKTVVFK
- a CDS encoding zinc metallopeptidase; amino-acid sequence: MGVYLILIIPVLLLSMFVQWRFRNKFSKYAEMQLSSGLSGKEVAERMLRDNGIYDVKVMSTEGQLTDHYNPTDKTVNLSTDVYYSRSVAAAAVAAHECGHAVQHAKSYSWLNLRSTMVPVVSISSNLLQWVLLIGILLIGFTGNPIVLAIGVVGLALVTVFSIITLPVEFDASNRALVWLKNNQGVMQTQEENSQAKDALWWAAMTYVVAAVGAIANLLYYASMLFGRGRD
- a CDS encoding DsbA family oxidoreductase encodes the protein MKVEIWSDVMCPFCYIGKRHFEEAIATLPFKDEVEVNWKSYQLNPDYHNTNNETVYDYLSRSKGMPIKQAKQMTKQVVDMAATAGLKIDFDTNIPANTFNAHRLIHLAAKHNLQDLAEEKLFEAHFVKSKNIGEHSVLVELAEEIGIDKTEAEETLNSDQFAEAVRYDIYESQNLGIRGVPYFVMDRKYGVSGAQPVQAFKDALTQSFNEWKSTQPKTQLKSLNENGDAVCDENGCEI
- a CDS encoding M14 family metallopeptidase, which codes for MIKNYCKKLCFILLLAGHSVVFAQNVPSPKSNFGFDIGDNYQLANYTQTEAYFKKLAETSDRVKLVDIGKTEFGKSQYMLVVSSPANLQKLDRYKEISQQLAHAEITPVQAKALAQEGKAVVWIDGGLHATEVVGAHQLIQTAYEFASKTDPETLKILDNVIILFTHANPDGQELVSNWYMREKDEKKRTTSGLPVLYEKYAGHDNNRDFFMLNLKETQNIGRQLFVEWLPQIMYNHHQSGPAGTVVAGPPYRDPFNYVFDPTLLTSLDAVGAAMHTRMNVEGKPGYTQRGGSVFSTWYNGGLRTTTYFHNMIGLLTEIIGNPTPSEVPLVPSRLLPNSDSPNPVTPRKWYFKNSIDYSVSLNYAVLNYAQRHRDELLFNIYQMGKNSIERGSKDTWSFSPKKIEAISNVLKSEKGESNKVSSNLSKQAFDTVMKAPSNRDARGYILSANQPDFNTAIKFLNALIRTGVLVQKATAPFSIAGKSYPAGSYVVKTDQAFRPHVLDMFEPQDHPNDFKYEGGAPIPPYDAAGWTLAYLMDVKFDRVLNDFSGPFEKNPYGKVLVADNKMVSGSAYVLSAAQNDSYTAVNDLLKNKIVVYRAPENGDFYVTSAAKSVLQKANIALKQATLPANKVKVAAGKIALWDTYGGSMASGWVRWIMEQYHYNATVIYPQDIDAGNLKSKYDVIILVGGAVPSAQGTSSGRSFGPKADDIPAEYRNRLGRISIDKSVPQLNKFLQEGGKVVTIGSSTNLAYHLNLPVRNAMVEIINGEEKRLPAEKYYVPGSVLNVAVDTKLPAAWGMEKQADIYFDNSPVFKLTGDAIASGKIKPLMWFESATPLRSGWAWGQAYLQDGVTAFEANVGKGKLLAFGPEIAFRAQTHGTFKLIFNQLYK
- the metE gene encoding 5-methyltetrahydropteroyltriglutamate--homocysteine S-methyltransferase; amino-acid sequence: MKTQNLGYPRIGSQRELKKICETYWAEKTGYRNVLQVGKNIRQENWKTQKEAGIDLIPSNDFSFYDHVLDHSLAFGAIPKRYNEVMLKKGNSELDLYFAMARGYQKDGLDVVAMEMTKWFDTNYHYIVPEFYKDQTFKLFSTKIIDEFYEAREQGILTKPVIIGPVSYLLLGKEKESGFDRIDLIKELLPVYTDILSRLVALDVEYVQFDEPFLTLDLNPKEKAAYEYAYREIRKTFPHLKIMMATYFEGVTQNLSLVNSLPVNVLHVDLVRDEKQLDALLSGIDDKTILSLGLVDGRNIWKNDFEKSLEKIVLAVNKIGSDRVWIAPSCSLIHCPVDLDNETDEEHLTTAVKQWMAYAKQKIGEVATLKKLITKEDPTSTQKRLTENKISINERHTSTLIHNPEVKNRVRNLSANDAQRLNPFPSRKVAQEALKLPRFPTTTIGSFPQTPEVRSWRARYKKGSINGNEYTRLIADETAKAVKWQEEIGLDVLVHGEFERNDMVEYFGEQLDGFAFSKNGWVQSYGSRCVKPPIIYGDVSRQKPMTVKWTSYAQSLTNKHMKGMLTGPVTILQWSFVRNDQPRSETCTQIALAIRDEVCDLENAGIKIIQIDEPAIREGLPLRKAEWQTYLYWAVEAFRISASGVKDETQIHTHMCYSEFNDIIENIADMDADVITIETSRSQMELLDAFADFKYPNEIGPGVYDIHSPRVPKREEMVSLLNKAKAVVPSEQLWVNPDCGLKTRGWDETKKALIEMVEAAKEMRKSDEVLMTESQIG